One genomic region from Parerythrobacter aestuarii encodes:
- a CDS encoding proteasome-type protease — MTYCVGMVLEKGLVLMSDTRTNSGVDNISTFRKMFHWTVPGERCLTVLSAGNLATTQAVVSKLEERTKAPDDRENSLLGMPTMFTVATEVGRLLRETIDTRQKANGDTVRTRFTASMILAGQIAGMEPRLFLIYPEGNFIEASSDTPFFQIGELKYGRPILLRAYDRDMSFEDAIKLLMVSFDSTLKANLSVGMPLDLMVIERDAFEPTQTQRITAEDPYFQAISSSWGDALKSAFHSLPKFEFEK, encoded by the coding sequence ATGACCTATTGCGTCGGCATGGTGCTGGAAAAAGGGCTGGTGTTGATGAGTGACACCCGCACCAATTCGGGCGTCGACAACATCTCCACTTTCCGCAAGATGTTCCACTGGACAGTGCCGGGCGAGCGCTGCCTGACAGTCCTTTCAGCTGGCAACCTCGCAACTACGCAGGCTGTCGTGAGCAAGCTGGAAGAGCGGACCAAGGCGCCGGACGACCGCGAGAATTCGCTGTTGGGCATGCCGACGATGTTCACAGTGGCCACCGAAGTCGGTCGCCTGCTGCGCGAGACAATCGATACCCGCCAGAAGGCCAATGGCGACACTGTAAGAACCCGCTTCACCGCTTCGATGATCCTCGCTGGCCAGATCGCGGGCATGGAGCCGCGCCTGTTCCTGATCTACCCTGAAGGCAATTTCATCGAAGCCAGCAGCGATACGCCCTTCTTCCAGATCGGGGAGCTCAAGTACGGGCGACCAATCTTGCTGCGCGCCTATGATCGCGACATGAGCTTCGAAGATGCGATCAAGCTGTTGATGGTGTCCTTTGACTCCACGTTGAAGGCCAACCTTTCAGTGGGCATGCCGCTCGACCTGATGGTGATCGAGCGTGATGCCTTTGAACCGACCCAAACACAACGCATCACCGCCGAGGATCCCTATTTCCAAGCTATTTCCTCGAGTTGGGGTGATGCCTTGAAGAGTGCATTTCATTCGCTGCCCAAGTTTGAATTCGAAAAATAG
- a CDS encoding response regulator transcription factor, with protein MEQRLILHCVDGDVRNRAELARAAFDLGHHAEVYANVTELIQHSPRNGIIFARDGRSPGVIAGVLEQLADRGIWLPLVATGMTPTTGRIVAAIKAGALDYLPFPVERQRLATMLELIGDEASRKTAERRRMVEARGRIASLSGREREVLEWLAEGSSNKAIARELDISPRTVEIHRANMMNKLGARHAAEAVRLRIEAQMEPPAMG; from the coding sequence ATGGAACAACGACTTATCCTGCATTGTGTCGATGGGGATGTCCGAAATCGGGCTGAACTGGCGCGCGCCGCTTTCGATCTCGGCCACCATGCCGAAGTCTATGCCAATGTCACCGAGCTGATCCAGCATTCCCCGCGAAATGGTATCATCTTCGCCCGGGATGGACGCAGTCCCGGGGTCATCGCCGGAGTGCTCGAGCAATTGGCTGATCGAGGCATCTGGCTGCCGCTCGTCGCAACCGGAATGACTCCAACGACAGGGCGAATTGTCGCAGCGATCAAGGCGGGAGCACTGGATTACCTGCCTTTCCCGGTCGAGCGGCAACGCCTTGCCACCATGCTCGAACTGATCGGCGATGAAGCTAGCCGGAAGACGGCAGAAAGGCGGCGCATGGTTGAAGCCCGCGGCCGCATCGCATCGCTTTCCGGTCGCGAGCGCGAAGTGCTCGAGTGGCTGGCAGAAGGCAGCAGCAACAAGGCGATTGCACGCGAGCTCGATATCAGTCCACGAACGGTCGAGATCCATCGCGCCAACATGATGAACAAGCTGGGGGCGCGGCATGCGGCAGAAGCGGTGCGGCTGCGTATTGAAGCACAAATGGAACCGCCTGCGATGGGTTAG
- a CDS encoding extensin family protein, producing the protein MRRFACLAMLAPVLAGCSLLPGGGTEQRTSRAPAQSQAVAISAQGRRCLAELGATGSRFSALPDKYFGAGCSTINAVTLSSLQGDRSNLDIANLGPVTCPTAEALSGWARYGVDRAARQILGSPLRRIETMGSYACRNVAGSSRRSAHATAEAIDVAAFILEDGRRISVLNAWDGGTREEQQFLRVIQQSACKRFGTVLGPEYNAAHRDHFHLEWSDTNFCR; encoded by the coding sequence ATGCGCCGCTTCGCTTGCCTTGCCATGCTTGCTCCGGTCCTGGCCGGCTGCAGCCTGCTGCCCGGCGGCGGCACAGAGCAGCGCACATCGCGAGCCCCGGCGCAATCGCAAGCGGTCGCCATCAGCGCTCAAGGTCGGCGATGCCTGGCGGAGCTAGGCGCCACAGGATCGCGCTTCTCGGCCCTTCCCGACAAATATTTTGGCGCTGGGTGCTCCACCATCAACGCTGTCACGCTTTCAAGCCTGCAAGGCGACCGGTCCAATCTCGATATTGCCAATCTAGGCCCTGTCACCTGCCCGACCGCAGAAGCGCTCAGCGGCTGGGCCCGCTACGGGGTAGACCGCGCTGCCCGGCAGATTCTCGGCAGTCCGCTCAGGCGGATCGAGACGATGGGCAGCTATGCCTGCCGTAATGTTGCGGGGTCCTCGCGCCGGTCGGCACACGCCACGGCCGAAGCGATCGATGTCGCCGCTTTCATACTGGAAGATGGACGCAGGATCAGTGTCCTGAATGCATGGGACGGTGGCACCCGTGAAGAGCAGCAGTTCCTGCGTGTCATCCAGCAAAGTGCATGCAAGCGATTTGGTACGGTTCTCGGTCCGGAGTACAATGCCGCCCACCGAGATCATTTCCACCTCGAATGGAGCGATACGAACTTCTGCCGCTGA